The stretch of DNA CCTTCTTCACGGGAACCGCCATGGAAGTGGTGCCAATCCGAGAAGTCAACAAACGCGTAATCGGCGACGGCAAACCCGGCTCAGTCACCAAGCGGCTGATGGCTGAGTTCCACAAAATAATCGAAGATCCAGCTAACGGAACAAAAATCTAAAAAAGTAAGCCGTAGCTTGCCGCTGCGGTTTCTACTTCTTTTTCATGAAATTTTCCAGTGCATCATAGGCTTCGGTTAGCACATCAATGGGCGGCAGAAACACGATGCGTGCGTGTCCCTTACCGTAGACCGCATCGAAGCCTGAGCCATTCACGATAAGCACGCCTGTGGCTTTAAGCAGCTCCACCACGAAGTCCTTGTCGGTTTTCCATCTGGCGCCAACATCTGCAATTTTGGGGAAGATGTAGAATGCGCCTTCAGGTCGGGTGGTGCTTATGCCCTCGATTTCGTTTAGGCGCTTATAGCTGAAGTCGCGTCTCTGGCGCAAACGGTCAACGATGTCTTTGACAAAATCCTGGGGTCCATTAAGCGCGGCGGTCGCGGCGATCTGCACGGGGGTGTTGGCGCAGATGCGGATGCGGCATTGCTTCTCCACGCCGTCTTTGAGCGCCCGGAACGCTTTACCCTCGCCTTTAAAGTACATGTAGCCCAGCCGCCACCCAGTCATCTGGTAAACCTTCGAGAAGCCATTGAGACCCACCACGGGCACATCCTTGGTTACTTCTGCGGCGCTGACAAAATCCTTCTCGTAGGTAAGTTGATCATAGATTTCGTCGCTGAGCACTGGCAGGTCATATTCGCCTGCGACGTCAAGGATTTCCTTGACGGTTTTGCGGCCATAAACGGCGCCCGTGGGGTTGTTGGGGTTTATTATGACGATGGCTCGGGTGCGCGGCGTGATTTTGCTTCGGAGGTCATCGATGTTAGGCTGCCAGCCTTCCTCTTCGATGGTTTGGTAGCTGACGGGGGTGCCGTCGAAGAACTTGGTGTAGCTGCTATACGGGGGATAGGTGGGGCCCGGAAAGAGGATTTCGTCTCCCCGCTCGACGATGGCGCCAAGCAGCATCTCGATGCCCTCTGAGATGCCCTCGGTGACCAGTACGTCGTCGGCTGTGATGTCGACGTTGTTAACTTTCTTTTCTTTGTTCGCCACAGCCTGTCGCAGTTCAGGCAACCCTTCGCTGGGGCTGTAGTAGTTGTCTTCTTTGGCGATGGCGTGGCACAATGCCTCCTTGAGGCTCGGCGGCGTTTTAAAGTCGAAGGCTGCCGGGTCGCCGATGTTTAGGTAATAGATTTTTCTGCCTTTCTTGATGAGTTCCTGCGTATGCACAATGACATCGCGTATGGCATACTCGATGTTTGCTGCGCGGTTCGTGACTTTAATGGGAGCCAAAGTGCGTTACCTGTAACCAAAACAGGTGCATACCCCAAAAAATAAAGGTTCCTAACCTAACCGCTTAATTACAGACCATCAACATTGACCCCCGAGTGGTATTTGGCTTCTTATTCTGCCGCTTGCTTGTTTTAGCCACCGATAATGCTGCATAGGCTCGTAGACGATACCGTTAATCGTTGAGCAGAAATGGATAAATACAAAGGGTCACTCTCTTTTATTAGAGAAATTTTTAGGAAGAATTCAAATGCAAAAGATTTTAAAATCAGCTTTTTCCATGGCTTTTTTAACAACGATAATTGCATCTTCAATAGTGCTTCTACCTCCCGTTGAAGCTCACACTCCCCCCTGGCGCATCAACAGTTACGCTTACCTTTTCGCTGCACCTGACCCTGTCGGTGTGAACCAAAATGTCTACATCTCTATGTGGATCGATGTTTCTTTGCCCGGCTCTATGGTAACAAATAACATCAGACGAGAAAACTACACCTTAACCATCACTGCACCCGACGGAACCGTGGAGACAATGCATTGGGACGTTGTGGACGACACGACAAACGTTCAATCCATCTCTTATGTGCCCGATCAAGTCGGCAACTACACAATCACATTCACCTACGGCGGGCAAGTCTACCGATGGAATGACAAACCAACTTCCCCCTACTATGTTAGTGGTCTAGGAACCAACGCCATCTATGAAAACGACACTTACGGGCCAGCATCAAAAACCATAACCTTGACTGTACAAGAGGAACCAATACAGCCAATCACAGTGTATCCGCTGCCAACCGAGTACTGGTCACGCCCCATAGAGGGACAGAACCTAAATTGGGCCACTATTGCATCTCAATGGCTGCGAGGCAACTACTTTGGCACCTTCCAGATGTCGATAAACTATAACCTTTGGCAAAGAGACGGCGCCGCACCAAACAGCGCACATGTCCTGTGGACCAAACCACTCGAATATGGCGGCGTCGTAGGGGGCACATCAGCTATCCCAGACGTAACAGAATACTCCGGCGGATCATACGAGGGCAGATTCCAAAACACCATCATAATGAACGGCATGATCTTTGTTCAGTTGCCACTGGGCCACTCTGGCAACGGTGGAGGATACGCATGCTACAACCTACTCACAGGCGAACAGATCTGGTACCGAAGTGACCTTAACGCATACGTCAACAACTCAGCAACCACCTCAACTTTGATTGCAGCCCCCTCCTTTGCTCAGCTGCTGGACTTCGAATCGCCTAACCAGCATGGAGTCGTCGGAGGCGTACTCTGGCAGAGCTCAACCGTCGGCACCGGCGCCGCTGCATACACTGTTTGGCAAGCCATTGATGGATTCACTGGAAAATGGATGTACAACCTAACCAACATTCCCACAGGCACAGACGTGTACACTACCCAAGGCGAACTTGTCCGCTATGTACTCGGCTACAACACCACCTCCAAGGTAGGCTGGCTGGCGCTTTGGAACAGCACTCAGGCGCTTCTAGCCATCGGCACAGGATACAACATCAACAGCTGGCGACCCGTAGGCAACGTCATCAACGGAAGCACCGCTTACTCGTGGAACTATACTTTCACTGGAGACATAACTGGTTCAACTGCACCCGCCATCTTCTCAGTGTTACCTGGCGATATTTTGCTTGGCAGAAGCAGCAACTTGGCTCCCGGAGTTGGCGCAAGATTCACCGACAATCCCTTCACCATGTGGGCGCTAAACCTTAACTCCTCCAATGGAGCGGTGGCGGCGCTGAAGTGGGTGAAGAGCTACGCGGCACCCGAAGGCGGCAACTTGACTCTCAGATTAGGACCCACCGACCCAGTGAACCGTGTCTGGACAATGAACGATGTCGAATACATGCAGTGGAGAGGCTTCAACTTAGATACAGGCGCCGAGGCATGGGGACCAACCGACACTAACTTCCGCAGTCTGCAGTTCTTCGGCAGCGGCGAAGGCGGTGGACCCAGAGGCGTAACAGCATACGGCAACATCTACGTGCAGGGCTTTGGTGGCGAACTCTTCTGCTACAGCACCGCAGACGGCAGCCTTCTTTGGCGCTACAACAACACCAACAGCGGTCTTGAAACAGCTTGGGGTCTACGTCCCATCTTCATATCTGCAATCGCTGAGGGCAAAGTCTACGCTTTCAACAACGAGCACTCACCCAACGCGCCCCTCTACAGAGGCAACAAAGTCTACTGCTTAAACGCAACCACCGGAGCGGAAATCTGGACTCTGATGGGCTGGTCAGGCCAAACAGGCGGGCAAGGCGGCTCCACAGCGGTTCTTGCTGACGGCTACCTATCCTACTACAACTACTATGACAACAACATGTACGTGGTCGGCAAGGGCTCGAGTGCAACCACCATTTCAGCTGGACCTAAATCCTCCGCTATGGGCAACGCCGTGCTCCTGGAAGGCAAAGTAATCGACACCTCCCCTGGAACACGAGAAAACGAGGTTGCCACCCGATTCCCCGAAGGCGTCGCCGCAGTCAACGACATAAGCCAAAACATCTGGATGGAATACATTTACATGCAGAAGCCTCGGCCAACCAACGCAACCGGCGTCCCAGTTGTCTTAAGCGTTGTGGATGCAAACGGTAACTACCGCGAAATCGGCAACGTCACCACTGACCTCGACGGATTCTATAGCTACGTCTGGACTCCTGACATCGAAGGCGCCTACACCGCATACGCAAGCTTCGCCGGCTCAGACTCATATTGGCCGTCACATGCCGTCACCGCATTCAACATTGCCTCGCCATCAACCACAGCTTCCCCGACCGCGCCGCCACAGGAAGGCATAGCCGACACCTACTTCCTAGCCGCAGTCATCGGAATAATCGCCGCCATCGTGATAGTTGGCGTAATACTGGCAGTCCTAGTGAGCAGAAGACACTAAAATCAGCTGTCAAACCCCATTTTTCCCTTTTTTTGTTTGTTAAAATTTTTTAACATTCTCGCAACCGAATTATTTTTCCAAGAAAAAAAAATTTAGGAGGGTTACTTGGTTGCCGTTGCCCTTTTCTTTTCGTTATGGATTTTCTTGGATAGCCACATGCCCTCTGCCATAAACAGCACGGTTGCGATTGCGGTGGGGGAGATGAGGTAATAGAGGTAGATGCTGGGTGCCTGTCCCTCCACGATTAGCGGGTACGCTAGGAGCCCCATTTCGATGATGAGGATGCCCATAAAAAAGAAGGAGTAGAAGATAAGCCGCGGCACCAATGTTCTGCCGACCCAGAGGTGTCCGCTGACGTTGACTTTCTCCTTGACTGCGTATTCCCCGTATTGGGTTTTTGTCAGTAAGCCTAAGCCTTCGAGTTTCTGCAGGTGCCAGTGTGCGATGCTGGGGCTGGTGAGGTTGGTGGCGCGCATTACTTCGCGGGGCCCTACGGATTTGCCTTCTTTGACGATGTAGGTGTATACGTTAAGCGTGGTGCCTTCGAGGTCTTCTGCGGCTATGTTGGTCACGGCTCTATCCTCGGTGCAATGGTTACTTCTATGGGTGAGTTTCCCTGCTGGAAGGTTTCGCCGTCGCCTAGGATGGAATTGTATAGGTAGCCGGTTGCTGTCTTGTCGAAGGTTAGCTCTTTGACTTGGGTGGCGGTTGAGAGCGTGTCGTAGAAGGTGCCGTTGACTGGCCAGTTAGTGATGTAGTTTGAGACTGAAGCGTACAATGCAAGCTTTCCCGATGCGAGCGCTGTGAGGCCATTGCTGTATGCGGATTGGGTGCTGTTAAACATGATGAGTCTTGACTCATGCGGACCAAACACTTGGCTGCCCCAAGCGCCAGGTATCCATTTGAGTGCTCTACCGCAGCCCCAGTCGCCCCATGTGGGTAACGCTGTTATGGGACCAACGGTTGCGTTCATGTTTCTGTATGGAAGCTGCTGGATGGTTAATGCCAAATCTACGAGTAGGTTGGATGCTGCAGTCATTGGTTGGGTCTTTTCAACTGTTACTCTGCCGGTTACGTCAACCCAGGCTCCGTTGATGTACATCATTGTGAGGATGTGGTTGCCGCTTTGGTCGTAATATTCTGTGATGGGTACGCCCTCAAACCAGATGCCTGTGTCGCTTGCGTTGTCTGGGAGGTCGGGGATTGTGGCGTTGATTGTGTGGTCGCCGCTGAAGGATTCAATTTCATGTGGGTTTAGGGGTCCTTGGAAAGTAACGTTGTTCCAGGAAGCCGAGGTGATGCCAAATAAGCACTCGGGGTAGCCCACTTCAATTAGTGTTCCGTTCGCATCTTCATAGTAGGTGTTGGGAATCCAGGTGATGTTCACCCATTCGCCGTCAAGGTAGACTCCGTCGATTATTCCGCCGAATTGTCTGTGTGAACCGAAAGGATTGCTGGAGCGTAAGCCGTTATCATAGATGGTGCCGCCTAAGATGGAGTCCT from Candidatus Bathyarchaeota archaeon encodes:
- a CDS encoding PQQ-binding-like beta-propeller repeat protein — encoded protein: MAFLTTIIASSIVLLPPVEAHTPPWRINSYAYLFAAPDPVGVNQNVYISMWIDVSLPGSMVTNNIRRENYTLTITAPDGTVETMHWDVVDDTTNVQSISYVPDQVGNYTITFTYGGQVYRWNDKPTSPYYVSGLGTNAIYENDTYGPASKTITLTVQEEPIQPITVYPLPTEYWSRPIEGQNLNWATIASQWLRGNYFGTFQMSINYNLWQRDGAAPNSAHVLWTKPLEYGGVVGGTSAIPDVTEYSGGSYEGRFQNTIIMNGMIFVQLPLGHSGNGGGYACYNLLTGEQIWYRSDLNAYVNNSATTSTLIAAPSFAQLLDFESPNQHGVVGGVLWQSSTVGTGAAAYTVWQAIDGFTGKWMYNLTNIPTGTDVYTTQGELVRYVLGYNTTSKVGWLALWNSTQALLAIGTGYNINSWRPVGNVINGSTAYSWNYTFTGDITGSTAPAIFSVLPGDILLGRSSNLAPGVGARFTDNPFTMWALNLNSSNGAVAALKWVKSYAAPEGGNLTLRLGPTDPVNRVWTMNDVEYMQWRGFNLDTGAEAWGPTDTNFRSLQFFGSGEGGGPRGVTAYGNIYVQGFGGELFCYSTADGSLLWRYNNTNSGLETAWGLRPIFISAIAEGKVYAFNNEHSPNAPLYRGNKVYCLNATTGAEIWTLMGWSGQTGGQGGSTAVLADGYLSYYNYYDNNMYVVGKGSSATTISAGPKSSAMGNAVLLEGKVIDTSPGTRENEVATRFPEGVAAVNDISQNIWMEYIYMQKPRPTNATGVPVVLSVVDANGNYREIGNVTTDLDGFYSYVWTPDIEGAYTAYASFAGSDSYWPSHAVTAFNIASPSTTASPTAPPQEGIADTYFLAAVIGIIAAIVIVGVILAVLVSRRH
- a CDS encoding aminotransferase class I/II-fold pyridoxal phosphate-dependent enzyme, whose protein sequence is MAPIKVTNRAANIEYAIRDVIVHTQELIKKGRKIYYLNIGDPAAFDFKTPPSLKEALCHAIAKEDNYYSPSEGLPELRQAVANKEKKVNNVDITADDVLVTEGISEGIEMLLGAIVERGDEILFPGPTYPPYSSYTKFFDGTPVSYQTIEEEGWQPNIDDLRSKITPRTRAIVIINPNNPTGAVYGRKTVKEILDVAGEYDLPVLSDEIYDQLTYEKDFVSAAEVTKDVPVVGLNGFSKVYQMTGWRLGYMYFKGEGKAFRALKDGVEKQCRIRICANTPVQIAATAALNGPQDFVKDIVDRLRQRRDFSYKRLNEIEGISTTRPEGAFYIFPKIADVGARWKTDKDFVVELLKATGVLIVNGSGFDAVYGKGHARIVFLPPIDVLTEAYDALENFMKKK